The nucleotide sequence GTATCAGAAAACTCAGGCCGGCTCCCCACCCGCCAAAGGCATGCTGAGACATAACCATTGCCGAAGGCAGCATCAATACCAGCAAAATAATCACCTGAATTCTGCCCAATATCCGATGCAGGCCTGGCTTTCGGCGTCGAAAGGCAGCACTCAACAGGATCAAGCCGTTAAGCAGCACCACCGGACCAGAAAAAATATGAATGTAAAATGCGCTGCGATAGGCGCCTGCGAATGTGGCTTCTCGACCTTGCAAAAAAAGCGATTCAAAGTTCGGTGGGAAATAATCGACGTAATTCGCTACGATTGTGATGAGAACTCGAACAATCAGCACCACTGTCAGCCAGCGCAGAATTGTTTCAAGAATTGGGTGCCTCATTGTGGTACTCAATCCAGATTTTCCGATTCATTCCCAGCGATGGTGATGGCAGCAGCCAGAACTTTTGGATCAATTGATGTCTTGATGGCTCGAGTCGAAGCGTCTACCATTGCCACTTGAATCACACCCGTATGGATACCGAATGATTGATGCTCGGCAGCCATTATAACAGTGGCTGGGTCAAATCCACGAACAGTGGAATTGCCGCCACGTGCCCAAGGCCCAGGATTGAAGTTTGTTTCCATTAACGCAATCGTATTGGATGAGCCATCTTTCATCAGCGTATAATTGGTGAGTCGGTCGTAGCCCATAAAGCCATTACCAGGGGTGCCTGCGGGTTGAAGTGCAGCGTCGTTCCCAATCCCGGCCATGGCGACATAGTGTGTCACCCTATCATTGGGTGCCTTCGCCTTTGCCGTGGGGCAAAGAAGCGTCGTTAGGACCGTGGAACCGGGACGCAAATTTCCATGCCACCCTTTATTAAAGTCGAATTGCTTATGCAGGTGATCCTGTTCCAGATAGGGTAACAACGCAACCAGCCAACTGAGTCGATCTTCTGGAACAACTCCTGGCCGCATACACCCAGTGGGAAAGGATGAAGGAATCGCACCAGCCTCACCATTGTTCATTCCGTCTGGTCTGTCGCTGTAAAAATGTTGTGCAAACATCAGCTGTTTCAAATTATTCATGCACTTTGAGCGTTCAGCAGGTTCTCGCACTCTTCGCACTGAGGGTAATAGTAGCCCAATCAGCATGACGAAAATGGCAATGATCAACAGGACTTTGACGAAGGTATATCCGCCGCGGGAAGAGTGCGATGAATTGACAGTGCGTAACATACAAAGTTCCCCAGAAGATAGGTGAAGCAATTCCGATGGGTACACTTTGTATCGTAGCAGGACATCACCATACCGCAAGGAAAATGTTGGAGGCCCTGGGTGTAATGTTGTGTGAAAAGACTCCGGCGAATCCACATTCGGTGGGGCAGACTTTCGGATGGGTAATTTTTACTTCTTCACTTTTTCCAGCGCAATCTCGTACTGTTTTTTCTCAGGCGTAATCGTCAATCTCAGTCTGGTTTTTTCCGGATCAAGGTAGTGTGCTGGAATCGTTTCTTTTGCCTGCGATTCAATTGGTGGGACATTTGGGTCTGGCAGGCTGCCATCCGGATTTAATAATCGGCTTACCGTCACTTTGTACTCGCCAGGTGGGATATCATCCTTTCCCTGTTTGGTTGTCAGGTAGAAAACGCCATTTTCATCGCTGTTACCAAATGCACCCACACCTTCTGTGGTGCCCAAAGGAATTAGTTCAATGGTGGCATTCGCCAGCGGGCTGCCATCCATTGTTATTTTGCCTGTTAACTTGTTGCTGTTGCTCGATCCACTGCAACCAAGCAGGAAACAGAATGCCAGCAGACAACAGGTGTTTAATAAAGTCCTGTTCATAAGAATTTTCATCGTATGGGAATTTGAATGGACGTGATTAATCCAGGGTGTAGGTGTTGCCATCTGCCATATACATCATGTTCAACAAGGTGGCGGTGGGAGTGCTTTCACGGACAAAGCGGACAGAACCATCGCCAAAAACAAAGTTAGCACCGCCCGTGTGCAGACTACCTGCCCGCCCCCAACTGCCAAGCCGCCCACGAATGACAGGAATGGTGGCGTTGTAGTACCAGACGTTGATCCCTGCATTGAGATCGATTCCAGTCATTACCCACCCGCGATATCCCCAACTGGCGGTGCGGCCGTTGTACACGTTGTAGGTGGTTTCGCCCATCGCAACAGTATTGCTGAGTCCATCAGTAACCGAGGCCATTGTGGTATTGCTGTTTTCTCCAAACATCGGCCGCGTGTTCGACGCAACCCCACGCCAGTGGTTGCAGGTCAGGGTGGCACGGGTAATGAAATCGTAATTAGTTTTTCGGCCCGCAAAAGACCCACCTGCACCATAGGCGGCACTGGCACCATTCAGCGGATCGCCACTATCAGATGGGCATGAGAGTGTCTTAATAGCCTGATTCATCCGTGCTGCATTGCCATTGGTGGTGGGGTCTCCCAGTAATGTTCCTGTGGTATTTCCCACATAACTGCAGCAATAGCCTGTCTTCTGTGGGCTCATTGCCTGGTTGATGTTCAGACTGTTAAACAGGTTTTCCTGTTCGATATAAGGCAACAAACGAACTAAACCGTTTTCGTTGTAAACTTCGGTGTCCCCGTTATACGGTGCCGCTCCATCGACGCACCAGCCATAGCCACGCCCCGCGTAAGGGAACCGACCGTTGGCGCTTTCATAATTGTGCAGTGCCAGCCCCAATTGTTTCAAATTGTTCATGCAGGACGATCGATTGGCAGCTTCCCGCACTTTTTGTACCGCCGGAAGCAGCAAACCAATCAGAATTGCAATAATTGCGATGACAACAAGTAATTCGATCAGGGTAAACCCGTACCGATGCCGATAATGAACTGGACGCATGATTTTCTCATTAAAAAGTGAAAAAGGTAAAGTGGAGAGATGGTTAAAGCTTATCAGTAGTCGAAAACTGTTGTCAAGCAAAAAATTGTAACAAGCTTTGCCACATTGCATCATCGCTGTATGTGCGAAGAGAAATGAAAAATTCTTCGCAGTTGGTAAAAAGATGTCAATCGATGATGAAAGCGACTTACCGCTTAAAATGAGAATTTATTCATAGTTTTTTAGGAGTTTCTGGTGGCGAATCCCTTCAATGAACAAGGTTGGACGGAACCAAATGGCACCGGCAGGCAGGGGTTCGATTTACTCCGCAGTAAATGGCATGAAGTGCCGTTTCACTCAATGGACCGAATGTATTCCAGACAATTGCTGGAAATTCCCGCAGAACAGTTGAATCAACTTTGGCAAAAAGCACTTGATGAACAACGACTTGGGATGAATTACGATGTGCGCGGCTGGTATTACGAACTCTACCACCAATTCATGTCTGGAAAGAAAATAATCGATTATGGATCGGGTTTAGGGTTCGATGCGATCACTTTTGCAAGCCATGGTGCCCACGTGACTTGCATTGATGTGGTTGAAAATAACCTGAAGGTTATTAAACGATTAGCAGAACATCGCGGGCTGCAAAATCAGATCACCACAATTTATCTTGAAGAGCTTTCTTCGCTAAAACAGTTGAACGATCGTTATGATGTTGTCTGGTGCTGTGGCTCTATGATTCATTCGCCATTTCAATTCACCCGCAACGAATGTCAGATTCTGGCTGACCACTTGAAAATTGGTGGTCGTTGGATTGAATTGGGTTACCCGGAACAACGGTGGCTAAATGAAGGAAAAATGAGTTTTGAAGACTGGGGCGACCGCACCGATGGAACCGCACCCTGGGTAGAATGGAAAGATCTGTCCAAGATTAATCGACTGCTGGAGCCATTTCAGTTTGATATCGTGCTCTACTTCGAGTTCCACCGAAGTGAATTCAACTGGTTTGACCTGATTAAGCGGGACACAACAGGAAACCTTGAAAACTACGCCCAAAAGAAAGCTGTTTTTCAGTATTCCTTACCAGCAGAAACAGAAAATGGCGATGTTCCCGGCGTTGAAAACTATCAAA is from Zavarzinella sp. and encodes:
- a CDS encoding DUF2306 domain-containing protein: MRHPILETILRWLTVVLIVRVLITIVANYVDYFPPNFESLFLQGREATFAGAYRSAFYIHIFSGPVVLLNGLILLSAAFRRRKPGLHRILGRIQVIILLVLMLPSAMVMSQHAFGGWGAGLSFLILSLNTGICAAIGVLQARWHRYDLHRCWMLRTFVLICSAVVLRLISGAASVIGVEYPETAYIIAAWCSWLLPLATLEIVLRVPYFRTTQSEAK
- a CDS encoding DUF1559 domain-containing protein; this encodes MLRTVNSSHSSRGGYTFVKVLLIIAIFVMLIGLLLPSVRRVREPAERSKCMNNLKQLMFAQHFYSDRPDGMNNGEAGAIPSSFPTGCMRPGVVPEDRLSWLVALLPYLEQDHLHKQFDFNKGWHGNLRPGSTVLTTLLCPTAKAKAPNDRVTHYVAMAGIGNDAALQPAGTPGNGFMGYDRLTNYTLMKDGSSNTIALMETNFNPGPWARGGNSTVRGFDPATVIMAAEHQSFGIHTGVIQVAMVDASTRAIKTSIDPKVLAAAITIAGNESENLD
- a CDS encoding carboxypeptidase-like regulatory domain-containing protein → MNRTLLNTCCLLAFCFLLGCSGSSNSNKLTGKITMDGSPLANATIELIPLGTTEGVGAFGNSDENGVFYLTTKQGKDDIPPGEYKVTVSRLLNPDGSLPDPNVPPIESQAKETIPAHYLDPEKTRLRLTITPEKKQYEIALEKVKK
- a CDS encoding DUF1559 domain-containing protein, whose translation is MRPVHYRHRYGFTLIELLVVIAIIAILIGLLLPAVQKVREAANRSSCMNNLKQLGLALHNYESANGRFPYAGRGYGWCVDGAAPYNGDTEVYNENGLVRLLPYIEQENLFNSLNINQAMSPQKTGYCCSYVGNTTGTLLGDPTTNGNAARMNQAIKTLSCPSDSGDPLNGASAAYGAGGSFAGRKTNYDFITRATLTCNHWRGVASNTRPMFGENSNTTMASVTDGLSNTVAMGETTYNVYNGRTASWGYRGWVMTGIDLNAGINVWYYNATIPVIRGRLGSWGRAGSLHTGGANFVFGDGSVRFVRESTPTATLLNMMYMADGNTYTLD
- a CDS encoding class I SAM-dependent methyltransferase; amino-acid sequence: MANPFNEQGWTEPNGTGRQGFDLLRSKWHEVPFHSMDRMYSRQLLEIPAEQLNQLWQKALDEQRLGMNYDVRGWYYELYHQFMSGKKIIDYGSGLGFDAITFASHGAHVTCIDVVENNLKVIKRLAEHRGLQNQITTIYLEELSSLKQLNDRYDVVWCCGSMIHSPFQFTRNECQILADHLKIGGRWIELGYPEQRWLNEGKMSFEDWGDRTDGTAPWVEWKDLSKINRLLEPFQFDIVLYFEFHRSEFNWFDLIKRDTTGNLENYAQKKAVFQYSLPAETENGDVPGVENYQKRIRDLESDLAGMKNSTSWKLTAPLRAISRMIKGGK